From a region of the Halanaerobium hydrogeniformans genome:
- a CDS encoding glycosyltransferase family 2 protein, with protein MMKNLTALVLTYNEEENIEECLKSINWIDKIIVIDSYSDDNTKKISNSFANVEFYQREFDDFASQRNFGLEKVKTDWVFVIDADERVTEELRKEIENLADNSMVNGYEIARKNYFLGKWIKYCGWYPDYTLRLFKAKFRYKGLVHESPQINENIERLENDFIHYTYKDLESYIAKMNHYTTLDAEKKYNKGKKIGISYLLFRPFLEFIKKYLLKKGVLLGSQGLILSILSSYYQFLKSIKLWELNKFGDEKN; from the coding sequence AGAGTGTTTAAAATCAATTAACTGGATTGATAAAATTATAGTTATTGATTCTTATAGTGATGATAATACTAAAAAAATTTCTAATTCATTTGCTAATGTAGAGTTCTATCAGAGAGAATTTGATGATTTTGCTTCACAGCGTAATTTTGGATTAGAAAAAGTTAAAACTGATTGGGTATTTGTCATCGATGCTGATGAAAGAGTTACCGAAGAATTGAGAAAAGAGATTGAAAATTTAGCAGATAATTCAATGGTTAATGGATATGAAATTGCGCGTAAAAACTATTTTTTAGGTAAATGGATTAAGTATTGTGGCTGGTATCCAGATTACACTTTAAGATTATTTAAAGCGAAATTTCGCTATAAAGGTCTGGTCCATGAATCTCCACAGATAAATGAAAATATAGAAAGACTAGAAAATGATTTTATTCATTATACATACAAAGATCTTGAGAGTTATATAGCTAAAATGAATCACTATACTACCTTAGATGCAGAGAAGAAATATAATAAAGGTAAAAAAATAGGTATAAGTTATTTATTGTTTAGACCTTTTTTAGAATTTATAAAGAAGTATCTTCTAAAAAAAGGGGTTTTATTGGGTAGTCAGGGATTGATTTTATCTATTTTATCATCATACTATCAATTTTTAAAAAGCATTAAACTCTGGGAATTGAATAAATTTGGGGATGAGAAAAATTGA
- a CDS encoding glycosyltransferase → MKNIVFLNSCPVWGGGEKWTYTTAKIFNEKKDYNVYVATAKNTELYERAKKAKIKTQEVRVKSGISFLNPLKSYKFIKFLKSQKIDILFLNMSQDLKFGGICGKIAGLDRIIYRRGSAIPIKNRFYNKYLLRNCVTDIIANSKATKETVLRNTSQWLSEDKIEIIYNGIDLNKIDQAANKPLNLYEEFNIKEDKIIIGNIGRLNYQKGHEFLIKAVGKAVKKKKNFVVLGIGSGDREQELKELVKKKNLNDYIIFTGFRDDVYNILPGLDFLVHTARWEGFGFVIAEAMAAKLPVVSTDVSNISELVIDGESGYLAESENPRDIESKILKMIAQNNKKEMGIKGREIIENNFTIDIMIRNIEICL, encoded by the coding sequence TTGAAGAATATAGTTTTTCTAAATAGTTGTCCAGTATGGGGTGGTGGAGAAAAATGGACCTATACCACTGCCAAAATTTTTAATGAAAAAAAAGACTATAATGTCTATGTAGCTACGGCAAAAAATACAGAATTATATGAGAGAGCAAAAAAAGCAAAAATTAAAACTCAAGAAGTGAGAGTAAAAAGTGGTATAAGTTTTTTGAATCCATTAAAATCATATAAATTTATTAAATTTTTGAAATCACAAAAGATAGATATTTTGTTTTTAAACATGTCTCAGGACTTGAAATTTGGAGGTATCTGCGGTAAAATTGCTGGATTAGATAGAATTATTTATCGGCGAGGTAGTGCTATCCCAATTAAAAATAGATTTTATAATAAGTATTTGCTTAGAAATTGTGTCACTGATATAATTGCTAATTCGAAAGCTACTAAAGAGACTGTTTTGAGAAATACATCCCAGTGGTTAAGTGAAGATAAAATTGAGATAATATATAATGGTATTGATTTAAATAAAATTGATCAAGCTGCTAATAAGCCTTTAAACTTATATGAAGAATTTAATATAAAAGAAGATAAAATTATTATAGGAAATATAGGACGTTTGAATTATCAAAAAGGACATGAATTTTTAATTAAAGCTGTAGGAAAAGCAGTTAAAAAAAAGAAAAACTTTGTTGTTCTGGGTATTGGTAGTGGAGATAGGGAACAAGAATTAAAAGAGTTAGTAAAGAAAAAGAATTTAAATGATTATATAATATTTACTGGTTTTAGAGATGATGTTTATAATATTTTACCGGGGTTAGATTTTTTAGTTCATACTGCACGTTGGGAAGGTTTTGGCTTTGTTATTGCAGAAGCAATGGCAGCAAAGTTACCGGTTGTCAGTACAGATGTAAGCAATATCTCTGAGTTAGTTATTGATGGAGAAAGTGGATATTTAGCAGAAAGTGAAAACCCAAGAGATATTGAAAGTAAAATTTTAAAGATGATTGCCCAAAATAATAAAAAAGAAATGGGTATAAAAGGCAGAGAGATAATAGAAAATAATTTTACTATTGATATAATGATTAGAAATATTGAGATTTGTTTATGA
- a CDS encoding O-antigen ligase family protein has product MDNIINNKKKIVEYIFLSGIYIYAFGSHMGRAFISLGTGLIFLAWLIKIIFMKDIDFNKSVKYWPIVGLSLVLILSTNAFWTSLGTGTTHSILLPLAILNLLEEKKTIYKVLIISLTILTISGFVANYQHLVEGVRRAEGFARFSITSANVSVMGIALLLPLLFRKNNKKWQYIVLSIMIFSYTTAVIFSLTRAAYIALIVVIFLFALIKKPKIIILLLILMILIIFFAPSNYQSRFLSSFNLEDQWIQSRLVMWRASIDAVIENPIRGVGFKNYSEYFYNLEYTDRSRSSPHNNYFFFLASTGIPGFLIFVYLNYYLIKLFFTSYLMFDEKENNLVKNIFLGITLFVISFLIMGLTETNITEAQTRNFFWVVVGLGFSLRYLELDKSSHNKKLENE; this is encoded by the coding sequence ATGGATAATATTATTAATAATAAAAAAAAGATAGTAGAATATATTTTTCTTTCAGGTATTTATATTTATGCATTTGGTTCACATATGGGAAGAGCTTTTATTAGCTTAGGTACAGGTTTAATTTTTTTGGCTTGGTTAATAAAAATAATTTTTATGAAAGATATTGATTTTAACAAAAGTGTTAAATATTGGCCAATAGTTGGTCTTTCACTTGTTTTAATATTATCCACAAATGCTTTTTGGACATCTTTAGGTACTGGAACTACTCATAGTATTTTATTGCCATTAGCAATCTTAAATTTACTTGAAGAGAAAAAAACAATCTATAAAGTATTAATTATATCTTTAACTATATTAACAATTTCGGGTTTTGTAGCTAATTATCAACATTTAGTTGAAGGTGTTAGACGTGCCGAAGGATTTGCTAGATTTTCTATAACATCTGCAAATGTTTCTGTCATGGGAATTGCGCTATTGTTACCATTACTATTTAGAAAAAATAATAAAAAATGGCAATATATTGTCTTATCTATAATGATTTTTTCTTATACAACTGCGGTTATTTTTTCTTTAACTAGGGCAGCTTATATCGCTTTAATCGTAGTAATATTTTTATTTGCCTTAATTAAAAAACCTAAGATCATTATTTTATTATTAATTTTAATGATTTTGATAATATTTTTTGCTCCCAGTAATTATCAATCACGATTTTTATCTTCATTTAACCTTGAAGATCAATGGATTCAATCTAGATTAGTTATGTGGAGAGCATCAATAGATGCTGTAATAGAAAACCCAATAAGAGGTGTAGGATTTAAAAATTATAGTGAATATTTCTATAATCTAGAATATACAGATCGTTCAAGGTCAAGTCCTCATAACAACTATTTTTTCTTTTTAGCTTCAACAGGTATACCTGGTTTTTTAATATTTGTTTATTTGAATTATTATTTAATTAAGCTATTTTTTACTTCTTATTTGATGTTTGATGAAAAAGAAAATAATTTAGTGAAAAATATTTTTTTAGGTATAACTTTATTTGTAATTTCATTTCTTATAATGGGCTTAACAGAAACTAATATTACAGAAGCACAAACAAGGAACTTTTTCTGGGTAGTTGTAGGATTAGGTTTTTCTTTAAGATATCTTGAACTAGATAAAAGTAGTCATAATAAAAAGCTTGAAAATGAATAA
- a CDS encoding lipopolysaccharide kinase InaA family protein gives MKSKNKSFISYQKNNIDILVKANTPPEWIKYFIDKFGKEKEIKIGETIYYLRNQLVKVYDPILEMDIVIKSFKLDKLYDKLRFRFIPSKAERSLKIARELEKIKLKTPAPIAVIEKRGKTNELIFSYYITEYLDYDFNMLEIAKDFNHPERDKIENLMPQLGKEVRKMHEAGIVHNDLHAGNILVKNYETKPELYYIDLNRGRIKEKLTKKDKINDLKRLKFTEQEKDIFFKSYSLNKWEYYKKEVSAARKKRRQFVRMKKKLRSFFGIKRN, from the coding sequence ATGAAATCTAAAAATAAATCTTTTATTTCATATCAAAAAAATAATATAGATATTTTGGTTAAAGCCAATACACCTCCAGAATGGATAAAATATTTTATTGATAAATTCGGGAAAGAAAAAGAAATTAAAATTGGAGAAACGATATATTATTTAAGAAATCAGTTAGTTAAAGTTTATGATCCAATTTTAGAGATGGATATTGTGATTAAGAGTTTTAAACTTGACAAATTATATGACAAACTACGTTTTAGATTTATTCCTTCAAAAGCAGAAAGGTCTTTAAAGATTGCTAGAGAATTAGAAAAGATAAAATTAAAAACTCCTGCTCCTATTGCAGTAATTGAAAAGCGTGGAAAAACAAATGAACTTATATTTAGCTACTATATTACAGAATATCTTGATTATGATTTTAATATGCTTGAGATAGCTAAAGATTTTAATCATCCTGAAAGAGATAAAATAGAAAATTTAATGCCTCAGTTAGGGAAAGAAGTTAGAAAAATGCATGAGGCGGGTATTGTACATAATGATCTTCATGCTGGTAATATTTTAGTCAAAAATTATGAAACCAAACCTGAACTTTATTATATTGATTTAAATAGGGGAAGAATCAAAGAAAAACTTACCAAAAAAGATAAAATCAATGATTTAAAAAGACTAAAATTTACCGAGCAGGAAAAAGACATATTTTTCAAAAGTTATTCACTAAACAAATGGGAATATTATAAAAAGGAAGTTTCTGCGGCAAGAAAAAAAAGACGTCAGTTTGTGAGAATGAAGAAGAAATTACGTTCTTTTTTTGGTATAAAAAGAAATTAA
- a CDS encoding lipopolysaccharide kinase InaA family protein, whose amino-acid sequence MFDFLNIKKESYSSKIKFYYLNDIDLNLVNEMIDILVYNKKIENYDKQLLKKRENNNEVIKLKNNKTYYVKTYHPFRKKKLIKNLFRPTEAVRHLTKTKMLKNRSIPIFDPICAVTIKKSFFSYKSIFITEAIPGITLDFFLKNHFDYNIYKKNKIFIKLADIWNKLIKNDFMHKDPNTPNFIINKDENFNISLIDVDNIYKWPILPLKLQAKSLSDFIYLTLYSLKEEHRNLFNIKDFLEYSLINHKSKYQKKIIEYINVELINVIDENNTYFLRKHNYYINELFEF is encoded by the coding sequence ATGTTTGATTTTCTGAATATAAAAAAAGAATCATATAGTTCTAAAATTAAATTTTATTATCTTAATGATATAGATTTAAATTTAGTTAATGAAATGATTGACATTCTAGTTTACAACAAAAAAATTGAGAATTATGATAAGCAATTATTAAAGAAAAGAGAAAATAATAATGAAGTTATAAAGTTAAAAAATAATAAAACATATTATGTAAAAACTTATCATCCGTTTAGAAAGAAAAAGTTAATAAAAAATTTATTTAGACCAACAGAAGCAGTAAGACATTTAACAAAAACAAAAATGTTAAAAAATAGAAGTATTCCAATATTTGATCCTATATGTGCTGTTACAATAAAAAAATCTTTTTTTAGTTATAAAAGTATCTTTATTACAGAAGCTATTCCAGGAATAACTTTAGATTTTTTTTTAAAGAATCATTTTGACTATAATATTTATAAAAAAAATAAAATTTTTATTAAATTAGCTGACATTTGGAATAAATTAATAAAGAATGATTTCATGCATAAAGATCCAAATACTCCAAATTTTATAATTAATAAAGACGAGAATTTTAATATAAGTTTAATAGATGTAGATAATATATATAAATGGCCCATATTGCCTTTGAAATTACAAGCAAAAAGTTTATCTGATTTTATATATTTGACTTTATATAGTTTAAAAGAAGAACATAGAAATTTATTTAATATAAAAGATTTCTTAGAATACTCTTTGATAAATCATAAAAGTAAATATCAAAAAAAAATCATTGAATATATAAACGTAGAATTGATTAATGTTATTGATGAAAATAATACATATTTTTTAAGAAAACATAACTATTATATAAATGAATTGTTTGAATTTTAG
- a CDS encoding MFS transporter, translated as MQLFLVIIMGTFGVMGGALVAPGLPTIGAAFGVEGGTVGLILSVYTISAAFSLPILGYLIDRLGRKKVGLACLIIDGSFGLLSVFSPTFALLLLCRFFQGIGVAGLIPVAMTIIGDLYDGDERLNIMGYLTGTLSLGAVVIPLLGGFLVYIDWRLPFIVYGFSLILAVFFYLFIPETAPALKENPDKEALENRDTSLKKYISSLFEVLKIKSIVEIFGYAFVTYFLLYTVVTFVPIFLNNFHGFGENIAGVALSLQGMFSAIVASRAKLFKNIRWKFKVGGGFILIASALLLFPVWSQGNIIVLMSVVIFGLGMGLLSPVVYDRATDLPPKELSGSVIALFNTMKYIGMSTSPALLGLLVNFMSIQAMFSLVGFVVLAGTLIMLIRTAALN; from the coding sequence TTGCAGTTATTTTTAGTAATAATTATGGGGACATTTGGAGTAATGGGAGGAGCTTTAGTAGCGCCTGGGCTACCTACAATTGGAGCAGCATTTGGAGTTGAAGGTGGTACTGTAGGCCTTATCCTAAGTGTTTATACAATATCAGCTGCTTTTAGTTTACCTATACTTGGTTATTTGATTGATAGGTTGGGTAGGAAAAAGGTTGGTTTAGCCTGTTTAATTATAGATGGCAGTTTTGGTTTGTTGAGTGTTTTTTCACCAACTTTTGCCCTGCTTTTATTATGTCGCTTTTTTCAGGGGATAGGGGTAGCCGGTTTAATTCCAGTGGCGATGACCATTATTGGTGATTTATATGATGGAGATGAACGACTTAATATCATGGGTTATTTAACAGGGACCTTATCTTTAGGTGCCGTTGTGATTCCTCTTTTGGGAGGTTTTTTAGTTTATATTGATTGGAGATTGCCTTTTATAGTTTATGGTTTTTCTCTTATATTGGCAGTGTTTTTCTATCTCTTTATTCCAGAAACAGCTCCTGCATTAAAAGAAAATCCTGACAAGGAAGCACTTGAAAATAGGGATACTTCTTTGAAAAAATATATTTCATCTTTATTTGAAGTCTTGAAAATAAAGAGTATTGTTGAGATTTTTGGTTATGCTTTTGTTACATATTTCTTACTTTATACTGTTGTAACTTTTGTTCCGATCTTTTTAAATAATTTTCATGGTTTTGGAGAAAATATTGCCGGAGTAGCTTTATCACTACAGGGTATGTTTTCTGCTATTGTAGCTTCTAGGGCTAAGCTTTTTAAAAATATAAGATGGAAGTTTAAGGTTGGAGGAGGCTTTATTTTGATTGCCTCTGCTTTATTATTATTCCCTGTCTGGAGCCAGGGTAATATTATTGTTTTAATGAGTGTTGTTATTTTTGGTTTAGGGATGGGACTTTTAAGTCCCGTTGTTTATGATAGAGCTACTGACCTGCCACCTAAAGAGCTTTCGGGTTCTGTGATAGCACTTTTTAATACCATGAAATATATTGGAATGAGCACCTCACCTGCTTTATTGGGATTGTTAGTAAACTTTATGTCAATCCAGGCAATGTTTTCACTTGTAGGTTTTGTAGTTTTAGCAGGAACTCTAATTATGCTTATCAGGACAGCAGCTCTCAATTAA